The Stratiformator vulcanicus genome has a segment encoding these proteins:
- the aroC gene encoding chorismate synthase has product MAGNSFGQLFRITTAGESHGPGNVVIVDGVPPGIPITVEDLQVDLDRRRPGQSKIVTQRKEPDEPEILSGVFEGRTTGTSIAILIRNQDQRSKDYSDIKDKYRPGHADYTFDAKYGFRDYRGGGRSSARETTARVAAGVIAKKLIAEAFGGQVVGYVKQVGDIVADIPRPEDVTLEQVEKRPDGEPNIVRCPDLAAADRMIALIDKVRKDQDSIGGVSEIVATGIPPGLGEPVFDKIKADLAKALFSLPAVLGVEYGIGFACATMRGSENNDVFERASEGARVERPEARAPSEPEASAPGAKSSASDNGPEVSDKGQARQPSPSIATQSNRHGGMLGGITSGMPIVLRAAIKPTSSLSKKQPTVDNTGTPTTIQTKGRHDPCLLPRFVPMGEAMVAIVIADHWLRWRAQCGWAP; this is encoded by the coding sequence ATGGCAGGAAATTCATTCGGACAGCTCTTTCGCATCACCACCGCCGGCGAGAGCCACGGGCCGGGGAACGTCGTGATTGTCGACGGCGTGCCGCCCGGAATACCGATCACCGTGGAAGATCTGCAGGTCGATCTCGACCGCCGGCGTCCCGGACAGTCGAAGATCGTCACGCAGCGCAAGGAGCCGGACGAGCCGGAAATCCTCTCGGGCGTGTTCGAAGGCCGGACCACAGGAACCTCGATCGCGATTCTGATCCGCAATCAGGACCAGCGCTCGAAGGACTACTCCGACATCAAAGACAAATACCGCCCCGGCCACGCGGATTACACCTTCGACGCGAAATACGGCTTCCGCGACTACCGCGGAGGCGGCCGCAGCTCCGCCAGAGAAACCACTGCCCGAGTCGCCGCGGGGGTGATTGCCAAGAAGCTCATCGCCGAAGCCTTCGGCGGGCAGGTCGTGGGCTACGTGAAGCAAGTCGGCGACATTGTGGCTGACATCCCTCGACCCGAAGACGTCACCCTCGAACAAGTCGAAAAACGTCCGGACGGCGAGCCGAACATCGTACGCTGCCCCGACCTTGCCGCGGCCGATCGCATGATCGCGCTGATCGACAAGGTTCGCAAAGATCAGGACAGCATCGGCGGCGTCAGCGAGATCGTCGCGACCGGCATCCCCCCCGGCCTCGGCGAGCCGGTGTTCGACAAGATCAAAGCCGACCTCGCGAAAGCCCTGTTCAGCCTCCCCGCCGTCCTCGGCGTCGAATACGGCATCGGCTTCGCCTGCGCCACAATGCGCGGCAGCGAGAATAATGATGTGTTTGAGCGGGCGAGCGAAGGGGCTAGAGTCGAGAGGCCAGAGGCCAGAGCACCAAGCGAGCCGGAAGCGTCAGCGCCCGGAGCCAAGTCATCGGCGAGCGACAACGGGCCAGAGGTGAGTGACAAAGGCCAAGCCCGACAGCCCTCTCCCTCCATCGCCACCCAATCCAACCGCCACGGCGGCATGCTCGGCGGGATCACCTCCGGCATGCCGATCGTGCTGCGGGCGGCGATCAAACCGACCAGCTCGCTGTCCAAAAAGCAGCCCACGGTCGACAACACCGGCACCCCCACCACCATCCAAACCAAAGGCCGCCACGACCCCTGCCTGCTACCCAGATTCGTCCCCATGGGCGAAGCGATGGTGGCGATTGTAATCGCGGATCATTGGTTAAGGTGGCGGGCTCAGTGTGGGTGGGCGCCGTAG
- a CDS encoding translation initiation factor, whose amino-acid sequence MRLFEGTQFDRPPRCERCDELEEACTCPPPPKEPLAPQSRTARIAVEKRKRGKVVTVVRGLLEREDELPELLSKLKAACGAGGTLDGTTLEIQGSQVEKVRATMAGLGYRVAVKG is encoded by the coding sequence ATGCGATTATTCGAAGGCACGCAGTTCGATCGGCCGCCGCGGTGCGAGCGGTGTGATGAGTTGGAGGAGGCGTGCACCTGTCCGCCGCCGCCGAAGGAGCCGCTGGCCCCCCAATCGCGCACGGCACGCATCGCCGTCGAAAAGCGAAAGCGCGGCAAGGTGGTGACGGTCGTGCGCGGGCTGCTGGAGCGAGAAGATGAATTGCCGGAGCTGCTGTCGAAACTGAAAGCCGCCTGCGGAGCGGGTGGGACCCTCGATGGAACGACGTTGGAGATTCAGGGCAGTCAGGTGGAGAAAGTGCGGGCAACGATGGCGGGATTGGGATATCGAGTGGCGGTCAAAGGTTAA
- a CDS encoding DUF1569 domain-containing protein: MKDSSDEGSGGGQDSVSLRELSFADLSAAADEARQLLETGYVRRGKWSLGEMCRHLRLVQDCAIDGYPGWMSLFAPLRPIVRRMLLKRVLTGDSPIGLRTAPPFVPKSDLDDAIEVGKFSESISRLLSYEGEFRAHPGFGRLDHDRMLELFAAHAAHHLRFLEPEKPGSELQINAKPATDSWQASKRDIGESS, translated from the coding sequence TTGAAAGACTCATCAGACGAGGGAAGCGGCGGGGGCCAAGACTCCGTTTCGCTCAGAGAACTCTCCTTCGCGGACCTGTCCGCAGCAGCCGACGAAGCGCGACAACTGCTCGAAACGGGTTATGTGCGCCGAGGGAAATGGTCGCTGGGCGAAATGTGTCGGCACTTACGACTCGTCCAAGATTGCGCGATTGATGGCTACCCGGGTTGGATGTCCCTATTCGCGCCGCTGCGTCCGATCGTGCGGCGGATGCTATTAAAAAGAGTTCTCACGGGAGACTCACCGATCGGGCTGCGGACGGCTCCGCCATTTGTACCGAAGAGTGATCTCGATGACGCCATTGAGGTCGGGAAATTCTCGGAAAGCATCTCGCGACTCCTCTCCTACGAAGGAGAATTCCGTGCGCACCCCGGGTTCGGTCGGCTCGATCACGATCGGATGCTCGAACTCTTCGCCGCCCACGCGGCTCATCATTTACGATTTCTTGAGCCGGAAAAGCCGGGCAGCGAATTGCAGATTAATGCGAAGCCGGCGACGGATTCCTGGCAGGCGTCGAAACGGGATATTGGTGAGTCTTCTTAA
- a CDS encoding pyridoxal phosphate-dependent aminotransferase: protein MSAAAPATKSVLSDAVQRIKPSATIAAGTKAKELKAAGHDVLSFTLGEPDFTTPQHICDAAKAAMDAGDTHYTAAAGTLQVKQAVCDLYARFYGLEYDPPQCVVSNGAKHSIHNVLTALCGPGDEVIIPTPYWVSYSDLVGLTGAKPVFVETTVESGWVMSPEQFESAITPSTKLLMLNSPTNPTGATYPPETLEQIARIAVERDIFVLSDEIYERLIYAGSEFRSFASFGKDVQEKTIIVSGVSKAYAMTGWRIGWALAPLEIAAGMAKLQSQETSCPSSISQAAAVAAVSGPQVCVEEMRLEFAERREYVLQRLKELPDLAYAEPGGAFYAFFDVSAHFGKPLGSKGVKVDNATDFCTALLEDQFVALVTGDAFGAPGYVRLSFATDLKTIEQGFDRITKFLGGA, encoded by the coding sequence ATGTCCGCTGCCGCGCCCGCCACGAAGTCTGTGCTTTCCGATGCCGTTCAACGCATTAAGCCCTCCGCGACGATCGCGGCGGGGACGAAAGCCAAGGAGCTGAAAGCCGCCGGGCATGACGTGCTCTCCTTCACGCTGGGGGAGCCTGACTTCACGACGCCTCAGCACATCTGCGATGCGGCCAAAGCCGCGATGGACGCGGGGGATACGCATTACACGGCGGCCGCGGGAACGCTGCAGGTCAAGCAGGCAGTGTGCGACCTCTACGCCCGCTTTTACGGCCTCGAATACGACCCGCCGCAGTGTGTGGTTTCGAACGGGGCGAAGCACTCGATTCACAACGTCCTGACCGCATTGTGCGGACCGGGGGATGAGGTGATCATCCCGACGCCCTACTGGGTGAGCTATTCCGATTTGGTCGGACTGACCGGGGCGAAGCCGGTGTTCGTTGAGACGACGGTCGAATCGGGATGGGTCATGTCGCCGGAGCAGTTCGAGTCGGCCATCACGCCGAGTACGAAGTTGCTGATGCTCAACAGCCCCACCAATCCGACGGGGGCCACCTATCCGCCCGAAACGCTGGAGCAAATCGCAAGGATTGCCGTCGAGCGGGACATCTTCGTCCTGTCCGATGAGATCTACGAACGGCTGATCTACGCCGGCTCCGAGTTTCGCTCCTTTGCATCATTCGGCAAAGACGTGCAGGAGAAGACCATTATTGTCAGCGGGGTCAGCAAGGCGTACGCCATGACCGGCTGGCGCATCGGATGGGCGCTCGCTCCGCTGGAGATCGCCGCAGGCATGGCGAAACTGCAGAGCCAGGAGACCTCATGCCCCTCATCGATCAGTCAGGCGGCGGCGGTCGCGGCGGTCTCCGGACCTCAAGTGTGTGTCGAAGAAATGCGGCTGGAGTTCGCCGAGCGTCGGGAGTATGTCCTGCAGCGACTGAAGGAACTGCCCGACCTCGCCTATGCCGAACCGGGCGGGGCGTTCTACGCGTTCTTCGACGTCTCCGCCCACTTCGGCAAGCCGCTCGGCTCCAAGGGCGTCAAGGTCGACAACGCGACCGACTTCTGCACCGCCCTGCTCGAAGACCAGTTCGTCGCGCTCGTCACCGGTGACGCCTTCGGAGCCCCCGGCTACGTCCGGCTGTCCTTCGCAACCGACCTCAAGACGATCGAGCAGGGGTTCGATCGGATTACGAAGTTTCTTGGCGGGGCATAG